The Halorussus gelatinilyticus genome contains the following window.
CGACGAGTACAGCGCGGGCGACTCCATCGTCGTCAGCAACGACGACAGCGAGGTCGTCGCGCACTTCCCCTACGAGGAAGGCAGTCTCGTGACCGCGGTCCGCGGTTCGCACGCGGGCGACATCGGCGAAGTCACCGAGATTCTGGTGACGCCGGGTAGCGGTTCGAACAGCGTCGTGGTCGAGACCGACGACGGCAGCTTCGAGACGGTCGAAGAGTACGTCGTCGTCATCGACGAGAACTTCGTCGGCGGCGACGATACCGGAGGTGACGACGAATGAGCGAAGCGGAAAGCGAGTTCCACGAGATGCGCGAACCCACCGTCGAGAAGGTCGTCGTCCACATGGGCGTCGGCGAAGGTGGCCGCGAACTCGCGGACGCCGAGGACATCCTCGAAAGCGTGACGGGCCAGCAGAGCGTGCGGACGCTGGCCAAGTCCACCAAGCCCGAGTTCGGCATCCGTCAGGGCGACCCCATCGGCGCGAAGGTCACCCTGCGCGACGACGAGGCTCAGGAGTTCCTCCAGAAGGCGCTGCCGCTGGCCGACATCGCGGCTCGTCAGTTCGACGAGACCGGGAACTTCAGCTTCGGCGTCGAGGAACACACCGAGTTCCCGAGCCAAGAGTACGACCCGAACGTCGGCATCTACGGTCTCGACGTGACGGTCAACCTCGTCCGGCCGGGCTACCGAATCAGCAAGCGCGACAAGGTCACGCGGTCGGTCCCCTCGGCCCACAAGCTGGACGCCGAGGACGCCATCGCGTACCTCGAATCGAACTTCGACGTGGAGGTGCAACGATGAGTGAAAGCGAGATAGACGCCGAGACGACTGGGGAACACGCCGCCAAGCGCACCGGGCAGACGGACGAGTGCCAGCGCTGCGGTCGCAAGCAGGGTCTCGTCGGCAAGTACGACATCAACCTGTGTCGGCAGTGTTTCCGCGAAGTCGCCCGAAGCATGGGCTTCAAGAAGTATCGATAATCATGGCAGGAAACGATCCGCTGGCCAACGCGCTCTCGGGCATCGACAACGCCGAGAGCGTCGGCCATCTGGACCACAACGTACAGCCCGCCTCGAACGAGATCGGCAGCGTACTCGAAGTCTTCTACGACCGCGGGTACATCGACGGCTTCGAGTTCGTCGACGACGGCAAGGCCGGTCAGTTCGAGGTCGAACTGAAAGGCGCCATCAACGAGTGCGGCGCGGTCAAGCCCCGGTACTCCGCCGGGTCCGACGAGTTCGAGAAGTGGGAGAAGCGGTTCCTCCCCGCCCGTGACTACGGGGCGCTCGTCGTCACGACCAGCCGCGGCGTCATGAGCCACTACGAGGCCCGCGAAGAGGGCGTCGGTGGTCAGGTCATCGCGTACGTCTACTAACAATGGCACGAACAGAACTCGAAATTCCGGACGACGTGACCGCGGAGATGGACCACCTCGAACTCACCGTCGAGGGGCCGGAGGGTGCCGTCACGCGACGCCTCTGGTATCCCGACGTGTCCGTGAGCGCCGAGGACGCCTCGGTGGTCATCGAGAGCGAGGAGGAAGACGCCAAGACCAACGCGACCGTGGGCACGTTCGAGAGCCACGTTCGCAACATGTTCCACGGCGTGACCGAGGGCTGGGAGTACACCATGGAGGTGTTCTACTCCCACTTCCCGATGCAGGTCCGCGCCGAGAACGGCGAGGTCGTCATCGAGAACTTCCTCGGCGAGAAGGCTCCTCGAACCACCAATATTCACGGCGATACGACCGTCGACGTGGACGACGAGGTCCTCCACCTGAGCGGCCCGAGCATCGAGGACGTCGGCCAGACGGCCGCGGACATCGAACAGCTCACCCGCGTGCAGGACAAGGACACCCGCGTCTTCCAAGACGGCGTCTACATCACCGAGAAGCCCCAGACTGGAGGTGTCTAACGAATGGCAGACGAAAACGACGAACCCCAATCGCTCGAAGACGTAAGCGGGGTCGGCCCGAGCAAGGCCGACGCGCTCCGCGACGCAGGCTTCGAGTCCGTACAGGACGTGAAGGCCGCGAGTCAAGACGACCTCGCGGAGGTCGAAGGCATCGGGAACGCCCTCGCCGCCCGCATCAAGGCGGACGTTGGCGGTCTCGAAGTCGAAGAGGAGACCGAGGCCGAAATCGAAGAGGAAGAGCCGGAGGAACCGGAAGCCGAGACCGAGGAGGAGGTCGAGACCGAACTCCAGCCTCGCGGGCTGGTCGACAAGACCCCCGACCTCAGCGAGCGCGAGGAGGAACTCCTCACGCAGCGCAAACGCGTCGGCAAGCCGCAGTTCAACCGGCAGGACTACCACAAGAAGAAGCGGACGCCGACCTCGTGGCGACGCCCGCGCGGTCAGCTCTCGAAGCAGCGCCGCGGCATCAAGGGCAAGGGCGACACGGTTCAGGCCGGCTTCCGGACGCCCAAGGAGGTGCGCGGCAAGCACCCCAGCGGCTTCGAGGAGGTCCGCGTCCACAACACCGACGACCTCGAAGGCGTGGACGGCGACACGGAAGCGGTCCGCATCGCCTCGAAGGTCGGCGCTCGCAAGCGCGAGCGCATCGAGGAACAGGCCGAAGAACAGGGCATCCGCGTTCTGAACCCGACCTACGTCGAAGTGGAGGTTGAAGAATGAGCGACCTGAGCGCACAGAAGCGACTCGCCTCGGACGTCCTCGACGTCGGCGAGAACCGTGTCTGGTTCGACCCCGAAGCGCAGGGAGCTATCGCGGAGGCGATTACTCGCGAAGACATCCGCGAACTCGTCGACGAGGGCTCCATCAAAGCGAAAGACGCGAAGGGCAACTCCCGCGGCCGCGCTCGCAAGCGCAAGGCCAAGCGCGACTACGGTCACCAGACCGGCGCCGGCACCCGCAAAGGGAAGTCGGGCGGTCGCCAGCAGCGGAAGGAACAGTGGCAACAGACGATTCGCGCGCAGCGAACGAAGCTCCGCGAACTTCGTGCCGAAGGCGAAATCACGCAGTCGCAGTACCGCGACCTGTACGACAAGGCCAAGGGCGGGGAGTTCCGTAGCGTCCAGTACCTGCTGAACTACATCGAGAGTAACTACTAACAATGGCAACAGGACCACGATACACGGTGCCGATGCGCCGTCGCCGCGAGGTCCGGACTGACTACCATCAGAGGTTGCGCCTGCTGAAATCGGGCAAGCCCCGGCTTGTCGCTCGCAAGAGCAACAAGCACGTCAGGGCGCAGCTGGTCACGATGGGTCCAGACGGCGACGAGACGGTTGCGAGTGCGTACTCCGGCGACCTCGAAGAGTACGGCTGGGAAGCCCCCACGGGCAACCTCCCCAGCGCGTACCTGACGGGGCTGCTGGCCGGGAAGCGCGCGCTCGACGCCGGATACGAGGAAGCGGTCCTCGACATCGGTCTCAACACCGCGACGCCCGGAGGAAAAGTATTCGCAGTGCAGGAAGGCGCAATCGACGCCGGCCTCGACATCCCCCACAACGACAGCGTGCTGGCCGAGTGGCCGCGCAACCGCGGCGAACACATCGCCGAGTACGCCGAGCAGTTGGACGAACCGCTGTACGGCGGGGATTTCGACGCCACCGAACTACCCGAGCACTTCGACGAAGTGCGAGAGAACCTCATGGAGGACTAACGTATGTGTGCTAACCACGACGGCTGGGAACCCCAGACCCGTCTCGGCCGCAAAGTCGCCGAGGGCGACATCGACACGATGGAGGACGCCCTCAACTCCGGGCTCCCGCTGAAGGAGCCGGAGCTGGTCGATCAGCTGCTGCCGGGACTGGAGGACGAGGTGCTGGACATCAATATGGTCCAGCGCATGACCGACTCCGGTCGCCGCGTGAAGTTCCGCTGCGTCGTCGCCATCGGCAACCGCGACGGCTACGTCGGCTACGCCGAGGGCCGCGACGACCAAGTCGGCGGTGCCATCCAGAAGGCCATCGACATCGCCAAGCTGAACATGATTCGAGTCAACCGCGGCGCGGGGTCGTGGGAGGACCGAAGCGAACGACCGCACTCGCTGGCTCGCCGGACGAAAGGCAAGGCAGGCAGCGTCGAGGTCGAACTGATTCCGGCCCCGACCGGGCTGGGTCTCGCGGCGACCGACACCGTCCGTAAGATTCTGGAACTGGGCGGCGTCGAGAACGCGTGGACCAAGAGCCACGGCAACACCCGGACGACGCTCAACCTCGCCAAGGCAACGTACAACGCCTTGGAGAACGCAGCCGAGTCCCGCGGTCCGCGGGGCCGAACCGACTTCAGCGAGGAGGTGGCCGAGTGATGAAGGCAGTCGTTCAGATTCGCGGCGAAGTCGACATGACCGGCACGACGCAGGACACGCTGAAGATGCTGAACCTGC
Protein-coding sequences here:
- a CDS encoding 50S ribosomal protein L5; this translates as MSEAESEFHEMREPTVEKVVVHMGVGEGGRELADAEDILESVTGQQSVRTLAKSTKPEFGIRQGDPIGAKVTLRDDEAQEFLQKALPLADIAARQFDETGNFSFGVEEHTEFPSQEYDPNVGIYGLDVTVNLVRPGYRISKRDKVTRSVPSAHKLDAEDAIAYLESNFDVEVQR
- a CDS encoding 30S ribosomal protein S14; translation: MSESEIDAETTGEHAAKRTGQTDECQRCGRKQGLVGKYDINLCRQCFREVARSMGFKKYR
- a CDS encoding 30S ribosomal protein S8, encoding MAGNDPLANALSGIDNAESVGHLDHNVQPASNEIGSVLEVFYDRGYIDGFEFVDDGKAGQFEVELKGAINECGAVKPRYSAGSDEFEKWEKRFLPARDYGALVVTTSRGVMSHYEAREEGVGGQVIAYVY
- a CDS encoding 50S ribosomal protein L6, with protein sequence MARTELEIPDDVTAEMDHLELTVEGPEGAVTRRLWYPDVSVSAEDASVVIESEEEDAKTNATVGTFESHVRNMFHGVTEGWEYTMEVFYSHFPMQVRAENGEVVIENFLGEKAPRTTNIHGDTTVDVDDEVLHLSGPSIEDVGQTAADIEQLTRVQDKDTRVFQDGVYITEKPQTGGV
- a CDS encoding 50S ribosomal protein L32e; translated protein: MADENDEPQSLEDVSGVGPSKADALRDAGFESVQDVKAASQDDLAEVEGIGNALAARIKADVGGLEVEEETEAEIEEEEPEEPEAETEEEVETELQPRGLVDKTPDLSEREEELLTQRKRVGKPQFNRQDYHKKKRTPTSWRRPRGQLSKQRRGIKGKGDTVQAGFRTPKEVRGKHPSGFEEVRVHNTDDLEGVDGDTEAVRIASKVGARKRERIEEQAEEQGIRVLNPTYVEVEVEE
- a CDS encoding 50S ribosomal protein L19e; the encoded protein is MSDLSAQKRLASDVLDVGENRVWFDPEAQGAIAEAITREDIRELVDEGSIKAKDAKGNSRGRARKRKAKRDYGHQTGAGTRKGKSGGRQQRKEQWQQTIRAQRTKLRELRAEGEITQSQYRDLYDKAKGGEFRSVQYLLNYIESNY
- a CDS encoding 50S ribosomal protein L18, encoding MATGPRYTVPMRRRREVRTDYHQRLRLLKSGKPRLVARKSNKHVRAQLVTMGPDGDETVASAYSGDLEEYGWEAPTGNLPSAYLTGLLAGKRALDAGYEEAVLDIGLNTATPGGKVFAVQEGAIDAGLDIPHNDSVLAEWPRNRGEHIAEYAEQLDEPLYGGDFDATELPEHFDEVRENLMED
- a CDS encoding 30S ribosomal protein S5 — its product is MCANHDGWEPQTRLGRKVAEGDIDTMEDALNSGLPLKEPELVDQLLPGLEDEVLDINMVQRMTDSGRRVKFRCVVAIGNRDGYVGYAEGRDDQVGGAIQKAIDIAKLNMIRVNRGAGSWEDRSERPHSLARRTKGKAGSVEVELIPAPTGLGLAATDTVRKILELGGVENAWTKSHGNTRTTLNLAKATYNALENAAESRGPRGRTDFSEEVAE